From Carya illinoinensis cultivar Pawnee chromosome 5, C.illinoinensisPawnee_v1, whole genome shotgun sequence, one genomic window encodes:
- the LOC122310738 gene encoding serine/threonine-protein kinase MPS1 isoform X2 translates to MDREANLPVAPGPARNLIRPTAKPPDTTSSSFSSSPPDFLRNVQAAFKRHRPLGTGQSDILRPRRILVPQREGSRSSASNVGPMLDTKKSQDVVSLSQGHMAKDSIVGTKSTATVMGETQEDASITPPSILGTTTKTFDESLHQFDARRDQPKPITDCQDNDPMASLRGESQDPGGQKKEMEWIASSQVEASTIVNHDSKHRNFQNTESEISLRSDGGITSLLAKRTTAVQDQLHQFKNFLSQPATQSSVVGPSCATTTSVHSTSAPMLNLTTCSSHLHRDSSSHVAVESLGDFNKNASSASQGNMVKLSNPSPKDTSGMLIGQASIAAKASNSAMDIRMEVKEYDLSKERQNRVPKESNAPENPSLLDDKSTKGYAGDVTNVQSQPPLSKNTSSNAKLESSKSEKQERVASGKGTSAPRKRNYDPDLFFKVNGKLYQRLGKIGSGGSSEVHKVISADCTIYALKKIKLKGRDYATAFGFCQEIQYLNKLKGKNNIIQLIDYEVTDKALLQEVMNGCMSNKDGRVKDDGYIYMVLEYGEIDLAHMLSQKWKEMDGTNQTMDDNWLRFYWQQILQAVNTIHEERIVHSDLKPANFLLVKGFLKLIDFGIAKAIMSDTTNIQRDSQVGTLSYMSPEAFMCNENDANGNIIKCGRPSDIWSLGCILYQMVYGRTPFSEYKTFWAKFKVITDPNHEIIYGPVPNPWLLDLMKKCLAWDRNERWRIPQLLEHPFLVPPVPPCLTSSQEQSCKLVRLIADTCASDQEASMLCCQLEQLLREPDLETAAQLLTSRDQQCQLLSQMSKLCFQLHERLANSTG, encoded by the exons ATGGACAGGGAGGCTAACCTTCCGGTCGCGCCTGGGCCTGCGAGGAATCTGATCCGTCCTACCGCGAAGCCACCAGATACGACGTCGTCTTCCTTTTCGTCTTCTCCGCCGGACTTCCTCCGGAATGTCCAGGCCGCCTTCAAGCGCCATCGGCCTCTTG GCACAGGGCAGTCCGACATTTTAAGGCCTAGGCGGATATTGGTTCCCCAACGTGAAGGGTCAAGAAGTTCGGCTTCTAACGTGGGTCCAATGTTAGATACTAAGAAGTCTCAGGATGTGGTTTCATTGAGCCAGGGTCACATGGCGAAGGACTCAATTGTAGGAACTAAAAGCACGGCAACTGTTATGGGGGAAACCCAAGAAGATGCATCCATTACTCCACCTTCCATTTTGGGAACTACTACCAAAACCTTTGACGAGAGCTTGCATCAATTTGATGCACGGAGAGATCAACCCAAGCCCATTACTGATTGTCAGGATAACGATCCAATGGCTTCATTACGTGGAGAATCTCAAGACCCTGGTGGTCAGAAAAAAG AAATGGAATGGATTGCAAGCAGTCAAGTGGAGGCATCGACCATTGTTAATCATGACTCAAAGCACCGGAATTTTCAGAACACAGAATCAGAGATTAGTTTGAGATCTGATGGTGGGATTACTTCTTTGTTGGCAAAGAGAACCACGGCTGTTCAGGATCAGCTGCACCAGTTCAAGAACTTCTTAAGCCAGCCTGCTACTCAGTCTTCAGTTGTTGGGCCATCTTGTGCTACCACCACATCTGTCCATTCAACCTCGGCACCCATGCTTAATTTAACAACCTGTAGCTCTCATTTGCATCGAGACAGCAGTTCTCATGTGGCCGTAGAATCTTTGGGAGATTTTAACAAGAATGCTTCTTCCGCAAGTCAAGGAAATATGGTGAAGCTGTCCAATCCTTCACCAAAGGACACCTCTGGAATGTTAATTGGCCAGGCATCCATAGCAGCCAAAGCTTCTAACTCTGCCATGGATATCCGAATGGAAGTGAAGGAATATGACCTGTCCAAGGAGCGACAAAACAGAGTGCCAAAAGAAAGTAATGCTCCTGAAAATCCTTCTCTGCTTGACGATAAGTCAACAAAAGGATATGCTGGTGATGTTACCAACGTACAATCTCAACCTCCCTTGTCCAAAAACACATCTTCAAATGCGAAATTGGAGTCTTCTAAAtcagaaaaacaagaaagagtTGCAAGTGGGAAAGGTACATCAGCTCCTCGTAAACGGAATTATGATCCCGACTTGTTCTTCAAAGTCAATGGCAAGCTCTATCAAAGGCTTGGAAAGATAGGTAGCGGAGGAAGCAGTGAAGTCCACAAAGTGATTTCAGCAGACTGTACAATctatgcattaaaaaaaataaaactcaaaggCCGCGATTATGCCACTGCATTTGGGTTCTGTCAagaaattcagtatttaaataAGTTGAAAGGAAAGAACAACATTATACAGCTTATTGACTATGAG GTGACAGATAAGGCCTTGCTCCAGGAAGTCATGAACGGATGTATGAGTAATAAAGATGGCCGAGTCAAGGATGATGGTTATATATACATGGTGCTCGAATATGGGGAAATTGATTTGGCACACATGCTATCACAAAAGTGGAAGGAAATGGATGGAACCAATCAGACAATGGATGATAATTGGCTCCGCTTCTACTGGCAG CAAATTCTTCAAGCTGTAAACACTATACATGAGGAACGTATAGTGCACTCTGATCTGAAGCCAGCTAACTTCCTACTTGTCAAGGGTTTCCTAAAGCTGATTGATTTTGGTATTGCAAAAGCTATTATGAGTGATACTACCAACATCCAGAGGGATTCACAG GTGGGTACACTGAGCTACATGTCTCCAGAGGCATTTATGTGCAATGAGAATGACGCAAATGGAAATATCATAAAGTGTGGTCGGCCATCAGACATATGGTCTCTTGGCTGCATCCTTTATCAAATGGTATACGGAAGGACCCCCTTCTCAGAGTACAAGACATTTTGGGCCAAGTTCAAAGTTATAACAGATCCAAACCATGAGATTATTTATGGACCAGTTCCTAACCCCTGGCTTCTTGATCTCATGAAGAAGTGTCTCGCATGGGACCGTAATGAAAGGTGGAGAATCCCTCAGCTGCTTGAACACCCTTTTCTTGTTCCACCGGTTCCACCTTGTCTAACATCATCTCAAGAACAAAGCTGTAAACTGGTCAGACTAATTGCTGACACATGTGCCAGTGACCAGGAAGCTTCCATGCTGTGCTGCCAGCTTGAGCAACTGCTTAGGGAACCAGATCTGGAAACGGCAGCTCAGTTATTAACATCACGAGACCAACAATGCCAGTTGCTATCCCAAATGTCAAAACTTTGCTTTCAACTCCATGAACGATTAGCAAACTCAACAGGGTAA
- the LOC122310738 gene encoding serine/threonine-protein kinase MPS1 isoform X1, with amino-acid sequence MDREANLPVAPGPARNLIRPTAKPPDTTSSSFSSSPPDFLRNVQAAFKRHRPLGTGQSDILRPRRILVPQREGSRSSASNVGPMLDTKKSQDVVSLSQGHMAKDSIVGTKSTATVMGETQEDASITPPSILGTTTKTFDESLHQFDARRDQPKPITDCQDNDPMASLRGESQDPGGQKKGADEGMATGLENLSSHMGSLALTEMEWIASSQVEASTIVNHDSKHRNFQNTESEISLRSDGGITSLLAKRTTAVQDQLHQFKNFLSQPATQSSVVGPSCATTTSVHSTSAPMLNLTTCSSHLHRDSSSHVAVESLGDFNKNASSASQGNMVKLSNPSPKDTSGMLIGQASIAAKASNSAMDIRMEVKEYDLSKERQNRVPKESNAPENPSLLDDKSTKGYAGDVTNVQSQPPLSKNTSSNAKLESSKSEKQERVASGKGTSAPRKRNYDPDLFFKVNGKLYQRLGKIGSGGSSEVHKVISADCTIYALKKIKLKGRDYATAFGFCQEIQYLNKLKGKNNIIQLIDYEVTDKALLQEVMNGCMSNKDGRVKDDGYIYMVLEYGEIDLAHMLSQKWKEMDGTNQTMDDNWLRFYWQQILQAVNTIHEERIVHSDLKPANFLLVKGFLKLIDFGIAKAIMSDTTNIQRDSQVGTLSYMSPEAFMCNENDANGNIIKCGRPSDIWSLGCILYQMVYGRTPFSEYKTFWAKFKVITDPNHEIIYGPVPNPWLLDLMKKCLAWDRNERWRIPQLLEHPFLVPPVPPCLTSSQEQSCKLVRLIADTCASDQEASMLCCQLEQLLREPDLETAAQLLTSRDQQCQLLSQMSKLCFQLHERLANSTG; translated from the exons ATGGACAGGGAGGCTAACCTTCCGGTCGCGCCTGGGCCTGCGAGGAATCTGATCCGTCCTACCGCGAAGCCACCAGATACGACGTCGTCTTCCTTTTCGTCTTCTCCGCCGGACTTCCTCCGGAATGTCCAGGCCGCCTTCAAGCGCCATCGGCCTCTTG GCACAGGGCAGTCCGACATTTTAAGGCCTAGGCGGATATTGGTTCCCCAACGTGAAGGGTCAAGAAGTTCGGCTTCTAACGTGGGTCCAATGTTAGATACTAAGAAGTCTCAGGATGTGGTTTCATTGAGCCAGGGTCACATGGCGAAGGACTCAATTGTAGGAACTAAAAGCACGGCAACTGTTATGGGGGAAACCCAAGAAGATGCATCCATTACTCCACCTTCCATTTTGGGAACTACTACCAAAACCTTTGACGAGAGCTTGCATCAATTTGATGCACGGAGAGATCAACCCAAGCCCATTACTGATTGTCAGGATAACGATCCAATGGCTTCATTACGTGGAGAATCTCAAGACCCTGGTGGTCAGAAAAAAG GGGCCGATGAAGGAATGGCCACTGGATTGGAGAACTTATCATCTCATATGGGTTCACTTGCATTGACAGAAATGGAATGGATTGCAAGCAGTCAAGTGGAGGCATCGACCATTGTTAATCATGACTCAAAGCACCGGAATTTTCAGAACACAGAATCAGAGATTAGTTTGAGATCTGATGGTGGGATTACTTCTTTGTTGGCAAAGAGAACCACGGCTGTTCAGGATCAGCTGCACCAGTTCAAGAACTTCTTAAGCCAGCCTGCTACTCAGTCTTCAGTTGTTGGGCCATCTTGTGCTACCACCACATCTGTCCATTCAACCTCGGCACCCATGCTTAATTTAACAACCTGTAGCTCTCATTTGCATCGAGACAGCAGTTCTCATGTGGCCGTAGAATCTTTGGGAGATTTTAACAAGAATGCTTCTTCCGCAAGTCAAGGAAATATGGTGAAGCTGTCCAATCCTTCACCAAAGGACACCTCTGGAATGTTAATTGGCCAGGCATCCATAGCAGCCAAAGCTTCTAACTCTGCCATGGATATCCGAATGGAAGTGAAGGAATATGACCTGTCCAAGGAGCGACAAAACAGAGTGCCAAAAGAAAGTAATGCTCCTGAAAATCCTTCTCTGCTTGACGATAAGTCAACAAAAGGATATGCTGGTGATGTTACCAACGTACAATCTCAACCTCCCTTGTCCAAAAACACATCTTCAAATGCGAAATTGGAGTCTTCTAAAtcagaaaaacaagaaagagtTGCAAGTGGGAAAGGTACATCAGCTCCTCGTAAACGGAATTATGATCCCGACTTGTTCTTCAAAGTCAATGGCAAGCTCTATCAAAGGCTTGGAAAGATAGGTAGCGGAGGAAGCAGTGAAGTCCACAAAGTGATTTCAGCAGACTGTACAATctatgcattaaaaaaaataaaactcaaaggCCGCGATTATGCCACTGCATTTGGGTTCTGTCAagaaattcagtatttaaataAGTTGAAAGGAAAGAACAACATTATACAGCTTATTGACTATGAG GTGACAGATAAGGCCTTGCTCCAGGAAGTCATGAACGGATGTATGAGTAATAAAGATGGCCGAGTCAAGGATGATGGTTATATATACATGGTGCTCGAATATGGGGAAATTGATTTGGCACACATGCTATCACAAAAGTGGAAGGAAATGGATGGAACCAATCAGACAATGGATGATAATTGGCTCCGCTTCTACTGGCAG CAAATTCTTCAAGCTGTAAACACTATACATGAGGAACGTATAGTGCACTCTGATCTGAAGCCAGCTAACTTCCTACTTGTCAAGGGTTTCCTAAAGCTGATTGATTTTGGTATTGCAAAAGCTATTATGAGTGATACTACCAACATCCAGAGGGATTCACAG GTGGGTACACTGAGCTACATGTCTCCAGAGGCATTTATGTGCAATGAGAATGACGCAAATGGAAATATCATAAAGTGTGGTCGGCCATCAGACATATGGTCTCTTGGCTGCATCCTTTATCAAATGGTATACGGAAGGACCCCCTTCTCAGAGTACAAGACATTTTGGGCCAAGTTCAAAGTTATAACAGATCCAAACCATGAGATTATTTATGGACCAGTTCCTAACCCCTGGCTTCTTGATCTCATGAAGAAGTGTCTCGCATGGGACCGTAATGAAAGGTGGAGAATCCCTCAGCTGCTTGAACACCCTTTTCTTGTTCCACCGGTTCCACCTTGTCTAACATCATCTCAAGAACAAAGCTGTAAACTGGTCAGACTAATTGCTGACACATGTGCCAGTGACCAGGAAGCTTCCATGCTGTGCTGCCAGCTTGAGCAACTGCTTAGGGAACCAGATCTGGAAACGGCAGCTCAGTTATTAACATCACGAGACCAACAATGCCAGTTGCTATCCCAAATGTCAAAACTTTGCTTTCAACTCCATGAACGATTAGCAAACTCAACAGGGTAA